In Desulfosediminicola ganghwensis, a single window of DNA contains:
- the dctP gene encoding TRAP transporter substrate-binding protein DctP: MRLLTVVCFTILIGFGLTVDHAQAKAKHLFKIASLAPDGSIWVTKFEDFTKEVSEKTGGEVGFRVYPGGVMGDDMAMYRKMRVGQLQGGGFTMTGMASVVPDFTVMSVPFLFNSYAETDAVRTSLMPDFREEFEKKGLELIAMTEVGFIYTMSTKPITTVSELQQSTSWIPSGDPLASAFLNSLDITPVQLTIPDVLSSLQTGLIDTVYNSLYGSIVLQWFTKARYVTDAPFAYAYGCFLLDKKKFDTLPKEYQNIIQESADRHFSDLIDATRKSNSDSRSVMSSRGVKFVEVEPETLQSLKNQHNLIIDQLKDNSFSDRIYQKTLKVLSDYRANQ, encoded by the coding sequence ATGAGACTGCTCACAGTTGTATGTTTCACTATATTGATAGGGTTTGGCCTTACAGTTGACCATGCCCAGGCAAAAGCCAAACACCTCTTTAAAATTGCCAGCCTCGCCCCGGATGGATCAATCTGGGTAACCAAGTTTGAGGATTTTACCAAAGAAGTGAGCGAGAAGACCGGCGGTGAGGTGGGATTTCGGGTCTATCCCGGTGGTGTCATGGGCGACGATATGGCCATGTACCGCAAAATGCGCGTCGGCCAGCTGCAAGGCGGCGGCTTCACCATGACCGGCATGGCATCGGTGGTGCCTGACTTTACCGTTATGTCGGTACCGTTCCTGTTCAACTCCTATGCAGAGACGGACGCCGTCCGCACCAGCCTGATGCCGGACTTCAGGGAGGAGTTTGAAAAGAAAGGGCTTGAGCTCATCGCCATGACCGAAGTGGGCTTTATCTATACCATGTCCACCAAACCTATTACCACGGTCAGCGAACTCCAGCAGTCGACCAGCTGGATTCCTTCAGGTGACCCGCTTGCTTCTGCTTTTCTGAACAGCCTTGATATTACCCCGGTCCAACTGACTATTCCAGACGTGCTTTCCTCGCTGCAGACAGGCCTTATCGACACCGTCTATAACTCCCTGTACGGCTCAATCGTGTTGCAGTGGTTTACCAAGGCCAGATATGTGACTGATGCACCGTTCGCCTACGCCTATGGCTGTTTTCTGCTTGATAAGAAAAAATTCGATACATTACCCAAAGAGTATCAGAACATAATCCAGGAATCCGCCGACAGGCATTTTTCCGACCTGATTGACGCGACCAGGAAATCCAACTCAGATTCACGCTCAGTGATGAGCTCCAGGGGTGTGAAATTTGTCGAGGTCGAGCCTGAAACCTTGCAAAGCCTCAAGAACCAGCACAACCTGATCATCGACCAGCTGAAAGATAACTCCTTTTCAGACAGAATTTACCAG
- a CDS encoding TRAP transporter TatT component family protein produces the protein MKTPLNPSRAFTRTIMLGLLITFPMLSSCAKLVTNTLIEPTVDNMQYQTDLDLVCEGSAAYLLMIDSMITSKPANKDLLRVGSQAYIGYLSAIPECAISGERLDTVAEKARQYGTRLLAELLPMEPGTDPDTFDQKLDRLGESRVPDLFWGTMAWLSWIQTQQGSPASMADLVTVEKLMERLLELDDEYQSGAVHVFFGAYDATKPEMFGGDPKKSRRHFERALQIGDRRFLLTQTTYAETYARQSFNQILHDRLLQEVLDFPLDEAPEYALSNQIAKKKARRLLDEDFFAE, from the coding sequence ATGAAAACTCCGCTCAATCCAAGCCGCGCGTTCACCAGGACTATAATGCTGGGATTACTCATCACCTTTCCCATGCTCAGTTCCTGCGCCAAGCTTGTAACCAACACCTTGATTGAACCAACAGTGGACAACATGCAGTATCAAACCGATCTCGACCTGGTCTGTGAAGGTTCGGCGGCATACCTGTTGATGATCGATTCAATGATCACCTCCAAGCCCGCAAACAAAGACCTGCTGCGGGTCGGCTCCCAGGCATACATCGGTTATCTCTCCGCTATTCCCGAATGCGCAATCTCCGGGGAACGGCTTGACACTGTTGCCGAAAAGGCTCGACAGTACGGCACTCGCCTGCTCGCAGAGCTGCTCCCAATGGAACCGGGTACTGATCCTGACACCTTCGACCAAAAGCTCGACCGGCTCGGAGAGTCAAGAGTACCTGACCTGTTCTGGGGAACGATGGCCTGGTTGAGCTGGATTCAGACCCAGCAGGGATCTCCAGCCTCGATGGCCGATCTGGTCACTGTTGAGAAGCTGATGGAACGTTTGCTGGAACTGGACGACGAGTACCAGTCAGGCGCGGTTCATGTTTTTTTTGGTGCATATGATGCGACCAAACCCGAAATGTTTGGAGGAGACCCCAAAAAGAGCAGAAGACACTTCGAGCGGGCTCTGCAAATTGGTGACCGCAGGTTCCTGCTGACCCAGACCACCTACGCTGAGACATACGCCCGCCAGAGTTTCAACCAGATCCTGCATGACCGGCTGCTCCAGGAGGTACTGGATTTCCCCCTGGACGAAGCGCCGGAATATGCGCTCAGCAACCAGATTGCCAAGAAAAAGGCAAGAAGACTCCTTGACGAGGATTTCTTTGCTGAATAG
- a CDS encoding helix-turn-helix transcriptional regulator, translating into MSLLERVYSFHQDILRGAYPNTTTLVEQFEISRATAKRDINYLRDRLLAPLAFDQARNGFYYTEEGFALPFGQSPKITLMLGILNKFAEEAGLSELEEVQQLQSKLSSMLSTDHATLLQSLYCEWIEVESIDTKVFSAIIEAVVNRKAIHVSYAGAGASGAVSKRCVEPQRLCNYQGRWYLLAFCRMRQELRMFHVARITTAALTSEAISVIEDLDKNYLLPSFGIFKGEATENAVIHFTGTAADLIRHQHWHDSQQIENIEGGILLQLPISDYREITMKILQYGPMARVISPTMLKEKVAGEIAAMSKLYLDPDTQSLPI; encoded by the coding sequence ATGAGCCTTCTCGAACGTGTCTACTCTTTTCATCAGGATATTCTTCGAGGGGCGTATCCCAACACCACCACCCTCGTCGAACAGTTTGAAATCTCCCGGGCAACCGCAAAAAGAGACATCAATTACCTGAGAGACAGACTGCTCGCACCGCTCGCCTTCGACCAGGCCAGAAACGGCTTTTACTACACAGAAGAAGGTTTCGCCCTGCCCTTCGGCCAGAGCCCCAAGATCACCCTGATGCTTGGCATACTCAACAAGTTTGCTGAAGAAGCGGGCCTGAGCGAACTTGAAGAAGTGCAGCAGTTGCAGAGTAAACTGTCATCCATGCTTTCCACCGATCACGCGACTCTGCTGCAGTCTCTTTACTGCGAGTGGATAGAGGTGGAATCAATTGATACCAAGGTGTTCTCTGCCATTATCGAGGCAGTTGTGAACCGTAAAGCCATACACGTCAGCTATGCCGGTGCCGGAGCATCCGGAGCAGTCTCGAAGCGATGTGTCGAACCACAGCGTCTCTGCAATTACCAGGGGCGATGGTACCTGCTGGCCTTCTGTCGCATGCGCCAGGAACTTCGCATGTTTCATGTTGCACGTATCACCACTGCTGCACTGACCAGCGAGGCGATCTCCGTAATTGAAGATCTTGATAAAAACTATCTGTTGCCGTCATTTGGCATATTCAAAGGCGAAGCAACAGAAAACGCCGTTATCCACTTTACCGGCACGGCCGCAGACCTTATCAGACACCAGCACTGGCATGACAGTCAGCAGATAGAAAATATCGAAGGTGGAATTTTACTCCAGCTTCCCATAAGCGATTATCGTGAAATTACAATGAAAATACTGCAATACGGACCAATGGCCCGGGTCATCTCGCCAACCATGCTCAAAGAAAAGGTTGCTGGTGAAATCGCTGCCATGAGCAAGCTCTACCTCGACCCCGACACTCAATCCCTCCCAATATAG
- the rpoN gene encoding RNA polymerase factor sigma-54 encodes MALELRQQLKLAQKLVMTPQLRQAIKLLQLNRLELAGALQAELEQNPALEEDFSQNDTIELPPELKASIEVTEPGKESDFTEKLGATTESLGEVNWEDYSNNFDSNFSFAKETPPADAPSQFDFISEKPGLSAYLQWQLAHSELDEAEMDVAIFIIGNLNRYGFLEVEIEDIIEAVGSYTDEVEYVLELIQDLDPPGIAARDVSESLYLQLERMGKGDSLAAIIVRDYLHLLEVRNYKELMKATCKKRNDIIRAIDFITSELTPYPGLPYTKEDTNYIVPDVYVVKVDGEYEIRLNDDDMPNLKLSEEYLAMLENGAKKLGKGQRSYIVDKVKNAEWFIKSLYQRQRTIYRVMESILKFQHDFFERGPQYLKPLILRDVAEDIEMHESTISRVTSNKYTHTPQGIYELKYFFSTAIPREGREALAAESIKTRIRKMIQEEDKAKPLSDNAIAEKLADNNIQLARRTVAKYREQMKILPVKHRRQSR; translated from the coding sequence ATGGCATTGGAACTCAGGCAACAGCTCAAGCTCGCCCAGAAACTGGTCATGACGCCACAACTGCGTCAAGCCATCAAACTTCTGCAGCTCAATAGGTTAGAGCTGGCCGGTGCCCTGCAGGCTGAACTCGAACAAAACCCAGCCCTTGAAGAAGATTTTTCCCAAAACGATACCATCGAGCTTCCCCCCGAACTGAAGGCATCCATAGAAGTCACCGAGCCAGGCAAGGAAAGTGACTTCACCGAAAAGCTTGGCGCAACAACCGAGAGCCTCGGCGAGGTAAACTGGGAGGACTACTCCAACAATTTCGACAGCAACTTTTCTTTTGCCAAAGAGACTCCACCTGCCGACGCGCCTTCACAGTTTGACTTTATCAGCGAAAAGCCAGGTCTTTCTGCCTATCTCCAGTGGCAACTCGCTCACAGCGAGCTTGATGAGGCGGAAATGGACGTTGCCATCTTCATTATCGGCAATCTCAACCGCTACGGTTTTCTCGAAGTTGAAATCGAGGACATTATCGAAGCAGTGGGCAGCTACACCGACGAGGTAGAATATGTTCTTGAGCTTATTCAGGATCTTGACCCGCCAGGTATCGCAGCCCGCGACGTGAGCGAGTCACTGTACCTTCAGCTTGAACGAATGGGCAAAGGTGACAGCCTGGCCGCAATCATAGTCCGAGACTATCTGCACCTGCTTGAGGTTCGCAATTACAAAGAGTTGATGAAGGCCACCTGCAAAAAGCGTAACGACATCATACGTGCCATCGATTTTATCACCTCCGAGCTTACGCCGTACCCCGGTCTTCCATATACCAAGGAAGACACCAACTATATCGTGCCGGACGTCTATGTGGTGAAGGTGGATGGTGAATATGAGATCCGCCTGAATGACGATGACATGCCCAACCTCAAGCTTTCTGAAGAATACCTGGCGATGCTGGAAAACGGTGCCAAAAAGCTTGGAAAGGGGCAACGCAGCTACATCGTCGACAAGGTAAAGAATGCCGAATGGTTTATCAAGTCGCTCTACCAGCGACAACGCACCATTTACCGGGTTATGGAGTCGATCCTGAAGTTTCAGCATGATTTCTTTGAGCGTGGCCCCCAATATCTGAAGCCGCTTATCCTCCGTGATGTTGCCGAAGATATTGAGATGCACGAATCAACCATCAGCCGTGTTACCTCCAACAAATACACCCACACCCCCCAGGGAATTTACGAGCTGAAATACTTCTTCTCCACCGCCATTCCCCGTGAAGGCCGGGAAGCACTGGCTGCCGAATCGATCAAGACCCGGATTCGCAAGATGATCCAGGAGGAAGATAAGGCCAAGCCCCTCAGCGATAATGCTATCGCAGAAAAGCTGGCCGACAATAATATCCAGCTCGCCCGCCGTACTGTCGCCAAATACCGCGAGCAGATGAAAATTTTGCCGGTGAAGCACCGTCGGCAGTCCAGGTAA
- the lptB gene encoding LPS export ABC transporter ATP-binding protein, whose product MALLETRNIVKKYGSRTVVNGVSLQVNTGVVVGLLGPNGAGKTTSFYSMAGFIRPNSGNIVLNGEVITHLPIHKRALKGISYLAQEPSVFKKLTVEENVRIVLEPLGLSKNEIKNRIEELLETLKIGYLRNNLGHALSGGERRRVEIMRALATRPQFILLDEPFAGIDPLAVNDLQKLIYSLKDLGLGVLISDHNVRETLQVCDFAYIMNAGQILTSGVANDIIESEVARKMYLGENFSM is encoded by the coding sequence ATGGCACTCCTTGAAACGCGAAACATCGTCAAAAAATATGGCAGCCGCACCGTAGTCAACGGGGTCAGTCTGCAGGTGAACACCGGAGTTGTGGTCGGCCTGCTCGGGCCGAACGGTGCCGGCAAGACCACCTCGTTTTACTCGATGGCCGGCTTCATCCGCCCCAACAGCGGCAATATCGTCTTAAACGGTGAAGTGATCACCCATCTGCCCATTCATAAACGGGCCCTCAAAGGTATCTCCTATCTGGCCCAGGAGCCTTCGGTGTTTAAAAAACTCACTGTCGAGGAAAATGTCCGTATTGTCCTCGAACCGTTGGGTTTAAGTAAAAACGAAATTAAAAATCGTATTGAAGAGTTGCTGGAAACCCTGAAGATAGGGTATCTTCGTAATAATCTTGGTCATGCACTCTCGGGTGGTGAGCGTCGCAGGGTTGAAATCATGCGGGCCCTTGCTACACGCCCCCAGTTCATCCTGCTCGATGAACCATTCGCCGGGATTGACCCATTGGCCGTAAATGATCTGCAAAAGCTCATCTACAGCCTCAAAGATCTGGGCCTCGGGGTACTGATCTCAGATCACAACGTCAGGGAAACGCTGCAGGTATGCGATTTTGCCTACATCATGAATGCCGGCCAGATCCTCACCAGCGGTGTCGCCAACGACATCATTGAAAGCGAAGTTGCAAGGAAAATGTACCTTGGCGAAAATTTCAGCATGTAG
- the lptA gene encoding lipopolysaccharide transport periplasmic protein LptA, producing the protein MIKRSSIIRILAVSLLITLSLSVTSYAEKKDPPIRIEADRMSSLEKESSVIFIGNVDARQEDVRIRSDKMTVYYTQQAKNNSGARLGQKVEKIQSDGNVEITRGDWLGTSQKMIYLAAERKFRLIGSAKAWQGENMVSGDEIIYYIDEGRSEVVAKRTKAVVGENGEGKDKKPGRVNMTILEQ; encoded by the coding sequence ATGATTAAGCGTTCCAGCATTATACGCATTCTAGCGGTATCACTGCTCATAACCTTGAGCCTCAGCGTGACAAGTTATGCTGAAAAGAAAGATCCCCCTATCCGGATCGAGGCTGACCGCATGTCCTCGCTTGAAAAGGAAAGCTCCGTGATTTTTATCGGAAATGTTGATGCGAGACAGGAAGATGTACGCATCCGTTCCGACAAGATGACCGTCTATTACACCCAGCAGGCCAAGAACAACAGTGGCGCACGGCTTGGTCAGAAGGTGGAAAAAATCCAGTCTGACGGCAATGTGGAAATTACCCGTGGCGATTGGCTGGGCACCTCCCAGAAGATGATCTACCTGGCTGCAGAGCGCAAGTTTCGCCTCATCGGCAGCGCCAAGGCCTGGCAAGGCGAAAACATGGTAAGCGGCGATGAAATCATCTATTACATCGATGAAGGCCGTTCTGAAGTTGTCGCCAAGCGTACTAAAGCCGTTGTGGGTGAAAACGGTGAAGGCAAAGACAAGAAGCCCGGCAGGGTCAATATGACCATTCTCGAACAGTAA
- the argB gene encoding acetylglutamate kinase, with protein MKESIERAKVLIESLPYMQEFRHKTVVIKYGGHAMVDEHLKKQFALDVILLKQIGINPVIVHGGGPQINRFLDKLDIKPSYVQGMRVTDGETMDVVEMVLVGKVNKEIVGLINHCGGKAVGLSGRDGDLVCAQKLKMCAKSDKEELENKPPELIDLGRVGQVTKINAGVLESLYQGDFIPVIAPVGVGEDGQAYNINADLVAGAIAGELSAEKLILLTDVPGVKDKEGNLIQTLERGRLEGLIDDGTIAGGMIPKVRCCEDALKRGVSKTYIVDGRLEHSILLEMFTREGVGSEIY; from the coding sequence ATGAAGGAAAGTATTGAAAGGGCCAAGGTCCTTATAGAGTCGTTGCCGTATATGCAGGAGTTCAGGCACAAAACGGTGGTAATCAAATATGGCGGACACGCCATGGTGGACGAGCATCTCAAAAAACAGTTCGCCCTCGATGTCATTCTGCTTAAGCAGATAGGGATCAACCCTGTCATCGTCCACGGCGGTGGGCCACAGATCAACCGTTTTCTCGACAAGCTCGATATCAAGCCAAGTTATGTGCAGGGCATGCGTGTGACTGACGGCGAGACCATGGATGTGGTCGAGATGGTTCTAGTGGGCAAGGTCAACAAGGAAATAGTAGGCCTGATTAACCACTGTGGCGGGAAGGCGGTGGGACTCTCCGGTCGCGACGGTGACCTGGTCTGTGCCCAGAAACTGAAAATGTGCGCGAAAAGTGATAAGGAAGAGCTTGAGAACAAGCCGCCGGAGTTGATTGATCTCGGGCGGGTTGGCCAGGTGACGAAAATAAATGCCGGCGTTCTCGAAAGTCTCTACCAGGGGGATTTTATCCCGGTCATTGCTCCGGTTGGAGTTGGTGAAGATGGGCAGGCATACAATATCAACGCCGATCTGGTGGCTGGCGCTATTGCCGGTGAACTCTCTGCCGAGAAACTGATTTTGCTCACCGATGTTCCAGGCGTAAAAGATAAGGAAGGCAACCTCATCCAGACCCTCGAACGGGGCAGGCTGGAAGGGTTGATTGATGACGGCACCATAGCCGGCGGCATGATTCCTAAAGTCCGCTGTTGTGAAGACGCGTTAAAACGCGGGGTGTCGAAAACGTATATTGTAGACGGCAGGCTGGAACACTCCATCCTGCTCGAAATGTTTACCCGGGAGGGTGTAGGATCGGAGATTTACTGA
- a CDS encoding acetylornithine transaminase, translated as METQNELLKAKGDQVFVGTYARYPVAMVKGEGTRLYDADGREYLDFLGGIAVAALGHCHPRVTEAICRQAGELVHVSNLYYTRPQTELAELLVANTFADRVFMANSGAEANEAAMKLARIASPEGKYGIITLEGSFHGRTLAAVAATGQSKFHQGFEPMPEGFRHAPFGDLAALEAMIDDTTCAIMCEPIQGESGVRPLEVEYLKAIRALCDARGLLLIFDEVQTGVGRTGSLYAYQQLGVVPDIMTSAKGLGNGMPIGAMLTTEKLAAKMVPGTHASTFGGNPVACAAAVATLTVMLEESFFSAVNANSTHFQAGLAKMVGKYPALVTQVRGSGMMLGLVLTETGKEHGTPIVNALLEKGFIINFAGGTALRFVPPLTVTREEIDQLLTALDVTLAEL; from the coding sequence ATGGAAACGCAAAATGAATTGTTGAAAGCAAAAGGCGATCAGGTATTTGTAGGTACCTATGCGCGCTACCCTGTGGCGATGGTCAAGGGTGAGGGGACACGGCTTTACGATGCCGACGGTCGCGAGTATCTTGATTTTCTCGGCGGTATCGCCGTGGCAGCGCTTGGACACTGCCACCCCCGTGTTACCGAGGCAATCTGCCGCCAGGCCGGGGAGCTGGTCCACGTTTCCAATCTCTATTATACCCGCCCGCAGACTGAGCTTGCCGAGTTGCTGGTAGCCAACACTTTCGCCGACAGGGTCTTTATGGCCAACAGCGGTGCAGAGGCGAACGAGGCTGCCATGAAACTGGCACGAATCGCCAGTCCGGAGGGCAAGTACGGGATCATAACCCTGGAAGGTTCATTCCATGGGCGTACCCTTGCTGCGGTTGCGGCAACCGGCCAGTCGAAGTTCCACCAGGGATTCGAGCCGATGCCGGAAGGTTTTCGCCATGCGCCTTTTGGTGATCTCGCAGCGCTTGAGGCGATGATCGACGACACCACCTGTGCCATCATGTGTGAACCGATCCAGGGCGAGAGCGGCGTTCGCCCCCTTGAGGTTGAGTACCTGAAAGCGATCCGTGCCCTCTGTGATGCACGTGGCTTGCTGCTGATCTTCGATGAAGTGCAGACAGGCGTGGGGCGTACCGGTTCTCTCTATGCGTACCAACAGCTCGGTGTGGTGCCGGATATCATGACTTCCGCCAAGGGGCTTGGCAACGGCATGCCCATTGGCGCTATGTTGACCACTGAGAAACTTGCGGCCAAAATGGTGCCGGGAACCCACGCTTCAACCTTCGGCGGTAATCCTGTCGCCTGCGCGGCGGCGGTTGCAACCCTGACGGTGATGTTGGAGGAGTCATTCTTTTCGGCGGTGAATGCCAACAGCACGCATTTCCAGGCTGGGCTGGCCAAAATGGTCGGGAAATATCCTGCGCTGGTCACCCAGGTGCGTGGCAGCGGTATGATGCTTGGCCTGGTGCTGACCGAAACGGGGAAAGAGCATGGTACGCCAATTGTTAACGCCCTGCTTGAAAAGGGTTTTATTATAAACTTCGCTGGTGGTACGGCGCTGCGTTTTGTGCCGCCGCTGACCGTGACCAGGGAGGAGATCGACCAGCTCCTTACAGCTCTCGATGTGACTCTCGCCGAGCTTTAA
- the argF gene encoding ornithine carbamoyltransferase, which translates to MPKHLRALQYFTKEELLAFINRAIVLKKEKAEGVIHQHMVGKTVALIFEKPSTRTRVSFESAMYGLGGQVLFLSGRDTQLSRSEPLKDTARVMARYVDGMVVRTFGQEVVEELAEYSDVPVINALTDLHHPCQILSDCMTVIEKKGDIDKLHIAWVGDGNNMANSWIQAAGKLGFSLTLACPEGFEPDQEILAEARKEAAKEIKVVRDPAEAVKGADVINVDVWASMGQEEEQDERLKLFEAYQLNSELLQKAPADAIVLHCLPAHREEEITEEVLEGEQSVVWDQAENKMHIHKAILEIMLSK; encoded by the coding sequence ATGCCAAAACATTTACGAGCATTACAGTATTTTACCAAGGAAGAGTTACTCGCTTTCATTAACCGGGCAATTGTTCTGAAAAAAGAGAAGGCGGAAGGTGTCATCCATCAGCACATGGTGGGAAAGACCGTTGCGCTTATATTTGAGAAACCCTCCACAAGAACCCGTGTCTCCTTTGAATCGGCCATGTACGGCCTCGGCGGCCAGGTTCTGTTTCTTTCAGGTCGCGACACCCAGCTCTCCCGCTCAGAGCCGCTCAAGGATACTGCCCGTGTTATGGCACGCTATGTAGACGGCATGGTGGTACGAACCTTCGGCCAGGAAGTGGTCGAAGAGCTTGCCGAATATTCCGATGTACCGGTGATCAATGCCCTGACAGATTTACACCACCCCTGCCAGATTCTCAGTGACTGCATGACAGTGATTGAAAAGAAGGGTGATATCGATAAATTGCACATCGCCTGGGTGGGTGACGGCAACAACATGGCCAACTCCTGGATTCAGGCAGCCGGTAAACTTGGATTTTCCCTGACTCTCGCTTGCCCGGAAGGTTTTGAGCCGGACCAGGAAATTCTTGCAGAAGCGAGAAAGGAAGCTGCGAAGGAGATCAAGGTGGTCCGCGACCCGGCAGAGGCTGTAAAAGGTGCCGACGTGATTAACGTTGATGTCTGGGCGTCCATGGGCCAGGAAGAAGAGCAGGATGAGCGTCTGAAGCTTTTTGAGGCGTACCAGCTCAACAGTGAACTCCTGCAGAAAGCACCGGCCGATGCGATCGTTCTGCACTGCCTGCCCGCACACCGCGAGGAAGAGATTACCGAAGAGGTACTTGAGGGTGAGCAGAGTGTGGTCTGGGATCAGGCTGAGAATAAGATGCATATTCACAAGGCTATATTAGAGATAATGCTCTCGAAATAG
- a CDS encoding argininosuccinate synthase: protein MDVKKIVLAYSGGLDTSVILKWLAEEYDAPVIAYSADIGQEEDWDAVREKGMATGAEKVIISDLKKEFVEDYIFPAFRANAIYEGSYLLGTSIARPLIAKEQIRIAREEGADAVSHGATGKGNDQVRFELGYIGLDPSIKIIAPWRTWDLTSRTKLVEFAKKHNIPIPTTKKNPYSCDENLLHISYEGGILEDPWNEPDEDMFKMTVSPENAPDKATYIEIEFKKGDPVAIDGQAMEPLALFTMLNKVAGANGIGRLDLVENRFVGMKSHGVYETPGGTLMREAHRALEAITLDREVMKVRDSLMPRYAELIYNGFWFSPERELLQLTMDEAQKTVNGTVRMKLYKGNCMPVGRKSEQSLYQESFATFEEDTVYDQGDATGFIRLNGLRLRIQALQNK, encoded by the coding sequence ATGGATGTGAAAAAGATTGTGCTTGCCTACTCCGGTGGGCTTGATACTTCAGTAATTCTGAAGTGGCTGGCTGAGGAATATGATGCTCCCGTTATTGCCTACTCCGCCGATATCGGCCAGGAAGAGGACTGGGATGCGGTTCGCGAAAAAGGTATGGCAACCGGTGCGGAGAAGGTTATCATCTCCGATCTGAAGAAAGAGTTCGTGGAGGACTACATCTTCCCGGCTTTCCGTGCCAACGCCATCTACGAGGGTTCCTACCTGCTTGGTACCTCCATTGCCCGTCCGTTGATTGCCAAGGAGCAGATCCGCATTGCCCGGGAAGAGGGTGCTGATGCGGTGAGTCACGGTGCCACCGGTAAAGGCAACGATCAGGTTCGTTTCGAGCTGGGTTACATCGGTCTCGATCCGAGTATCAAGATCATCGCCCCGTGGCGTACCTGGGATCTCACCTCTCGTACCAAGCTGGTTGAGTTCGCCAAGAAGCATAACATCCCGATTCCGACCACCAAGAAGAACCCGTACAGCTGCGACGAGAACCTGCTGCACATCTCTTACGAAGGCGGTATCCTTGAAGATCCGTGGAACGAGCCTGATGAGGACATGTTCAAGATGACTGTCTCTCCGGAGAATGCACCGGACAAAGCAACCTACATCGAGATCGAGTTCAAAAAAGGTGATCCGGTGGCCATTGACGGTCAGGCTATGGAGCCCCTGGCGCTCTTTACCATGCTGAACAAGGTTGCCGGTGCCAACGGTATCGGTCGTCTCGATCTGGTCGAGAACCGTTTCGTCGGCATGAAGTCTCACGGTGTGTATGAGACCCCGGGCGGCACCCTGATGCGTGAGGCGCATCGTGCGCTGGAGGCAATAACTCTCGACCGTGAGGTTATGAAAGTTCGCGACTCCCTCATGCCGCGTTACGCTGAGCTGATCTACAATGGTTTCTGGTTCTCACCCGAGCGTGAGTTGTTGCAGCTAACCATGGATGAGGCCCAGAAAACCGTAAACGGCACCGTACGCATGAAGCTGTATAAGGGAAATTGTATGCCGGTTGGCCGTAAGTCCGAGCAGTCTCTCTACCAGGAGAGCTTTGCCACTTTCGAGGAAGATACTGTCTACGACCAGGGTGACGCCACCGGTTTCATCCGTCTGAACGGTCTGCGACTCAGAATTCAGGCCTTGCAGAATAAGTAA